From the Natrarchaeobaculum aegyptiacum genome, one window contains:
- a CDS encoding universal stress protein, with the protein MYQDVLVPTDGSDGTREPLSHGLAVADRFDATVHALSVVPDGPFGADGEAAIETANRAVERVDTEAQQAGLETVTAVERGVPHEEILAYVADNDVDMIVMGTQGRTGLDRVLLGSVAERVLRLADVPVVTVRSTGDLRVEDATAAETIAREEASHEGYDDVDVRDEPHRTSASWIVPVEADGDSLHVHVDAVSGEARVAGSGGPD; encoded by the coding sequence ATGTATCAGGACGTCCTCGTTCCGACAGACGGAAGCGACGGCACGCGGGAACCGCTCAGTCACGGACTCGCGGTCGCCGATCGATTCGACGCGACGGTTCACGCACTCTCGGTCGTTCCGGATGGGCCGTTCGGGGCCGACGGCGAGGCGGCCATCGAAACAGCCAACCGGGCGGTCGAGCGCGTCGACACCGAGGCCCAGCAGGCTGGGCTCGAGACCGTGACCGCCGTCGAGCGCGGCGTCCCGCACGAAGAGATCCTCGCGTACGTGGCCGACAACGACGTCGACATGATCGTGATGGGGACGCAGGGCCGAACCGGCCTCGATCGCGTCCTCCTTGGCAGCGTCGCCGAGCGCGTCCTCAGGCTGGCAGACGTGCCGGTCGTCACCGTTCGCTCGACGGGCGACCTCCGCGTCGAGGACGCGACAGCGGCCGAAACCATCGCCCGGGAGGAGGCCTCGCACGAAGGATACGACGACGTCGACGTCCGCGACGAGCCACACAGGACGTCTGCGTCGTGGATCGTCCCGGTCGAGGCCGACGGCGACTCCCTGCACGTTCACGTCGACGCGGTCTCCGGCGAGGCTCGAGTGGCCGGCTCCGGCGGACCCGACTGA
- a CDS encoding long-chain-fatty-acid--CoA ligase — MANLVNNVASTVREFGSNAAIWYDGTEISYEELWAQTGAFAAGLRERGIDAGDRVAIYLPNVPQFVLAFHGTLRAGGVVVPMNPQYRSREISHLLGDSEATVVVTLADLVPVVEQVREETAVEHVVSVGGDAEGATPFEEFLAPGDPDVVEREPDDVAVQPYTSGTTGQPKGVQLTHENLSSNAKSAAELIPEGCRPDDKQIGVLPLFHIYGMTVVMNVALFNGAAYYPRPEWDVEDAVSLVEAEEITIFHGVPAMYNDIINQPDAESFDFSSVRMCGVGGSGIPAEVLRTFEELYEPKVYEGYGLTETSPVTHFNSPLSGRRVGSIGKTVPGVDSRVVDGSFEAVPPVEEGPVDEDEVDLDEITGEIVVAGPNVMTGYDGLPGANAEAFTEADGKRWFHTGDVGYHDEDGFFYVVDREKHMIVTGGYNVYPREVEELLFEHPGVADAAVAGIPDDRRGETVKAFIVPTPDAEVTEDEIQEYCLERLAAYKHPREVEFVDELPRTTTGKVQKFKLAGEGDD; from the coding sequence ATGGCAAACCTTGTCAACAACGTCGCGTCCACCGTTCGCGAGTTCGGCTCGAACGCCGCGATCTGGTACGACGGGACCGAGATCAGTTACGAGGAGTTGTGGGCACAGACGGGTGCCTTCGCGGCGGGACTGAGAGAGCGGGGAATCGACGCTGGCGATCGCGTCGCGATCTACCTCCCGAACGTTCCGCAGTTCGTGCTCGCGTTCCACGGGACGCTCCGGGCGGGCGGGGTCGTCGTCCCGATGAATCCCCAGTACCGCTCACGCGAGATCAGTCACCTGCTCGGTGACAGCGAGGCGACGGTCGTCGTCACGCTGGCCGACCTCGTCCCTGTCGTCGAACAGGTACGCGAGGAGACGGCCGTCGAGCACGTCGTCAGTGTCGGAGGAGACGCCGAGGGAGCGACTCCCTTCGAGGAGTTCCTCGCGCCGGGCGATCCAGACGTGGTCGAGCGCGAACCAGACGACGTCGCGGTCCAGCCGTACACGAGCGGCACGACCGGCCAGCCCAAGGGCGTTCAGCTCACCCACGAGAATCTGTCGTCGAACGCCAAGTCGGCGGCCGAACTCATCCCCGAGGGCTGTCGACCCGACGACAAACAGATCGGCGTCTTGCCGCTGTTTCACATCTACGGGATGACCGTCGTGATGAACGTCGCGCTGTTCAACGGCGCGGCCTACTATCCCCGACCCGAGTGGGACGTCGAGGACGCTGTCTCGCTCGTCGAAGCCGAGGAGATCACGATCTTCCACGGCGTGCCGGCGATGTACAACGACATCATCAACCAGCCCGACGCCGAGTCGTTCGACTTCTCGTCGGTTCGGATGTGCGGCGTCGGCGGCTCCGGCATCCCCGCCGAGGTCCTGCGGACGTTCGAGGAACTCTACGAACCGAAGGTCTACGAGGGCTACGGGCTGACCGAGACGAGCCCAGTCACCCACTTCAACAGCCCACTCTCCGGCCGACGCGTCGGCAGCATCGGCAAGACGGTTCCCGGCGTGGACTCGAGGGTCGTCGACGGCTCCTTCGAAGCGGTTCCGCCGGTCGAGGAGGGGCCGGTCGACGAAGACGAGGTCGACTTAGACGAGATCACCGGCGAGATCGTCGTCGCCGGCCCCAACGTCATGACGGGCTACGACGGGTTGCCGGGAGCGAACGCCGAGGCGTTCACCGAAGCCGACGGAAAACGCTGGTTCCACACCGGCGACGTCGGCTACCACGACGAGGACGGCTTCTTCTACGTCGTCGACCGCGAGAAACACATGATCGTTACCGGCGGCTACAACGTCTATCCGCGCGAGGTCGAAGAACTCCTCTTCGAGCACCCGGGCGTCGCCGACGCCGCCGTCGCGGGTATCCCCGACGACCGCCGCGGCGAGACCGTCAAGGCGTTCATCGTTCCGACGCCAGACGCCGAGGTGACCGAAGACGAGATTCAGGAGTACTGCCTCGAGCGGCTCGCGGCCTACAAACACCCACGCGAGGTCGAGTTCGTCGACGAACTCCCGCGCACCACGACCGGCAAGGTCCAGAAGTTCAAACTCGCCGGGGAGGGTGACGACTGA